CACGAGCTGAACCCGACGACCGAGGGCTCCGTGGGCTCCAAGCTCGGGATCGACGCCACGGCCCCCTACCCGCCCGACCCCCGCTACGAACGCGCCAAGATGCTGGACGTGAAGCTGGAGGACTACGAGATCGAGTAGCCGGCGCCCCGCGACCTCCTGCCGCGGTCAGCGCGAAAGCGGGCCTTGCGGACCCGCGTGCTTGTATAATTCTCGATGATGGGAACCTTCTCGGTCACCGCAGAGATCCACCCGGCTGATCGGTCGGCGTCACCCGAACCGATCACCCTCATGGTGGACACGGGGGCTACCTACACCTGCCTTCCCCGCCCCTTTCTTGAACGGCTGGGTTA
This region of Candidatus Rokuibacteriota bacterium genomic DNA includes:
- a CDS encoding UbiD family decarboxylase, which gives rise to LKMVIAVDDDVDIYNAEDVEWAIATRCRPARDVLVIPHALCHELNPTTEGSVGSKLGIDATAPYPPDPRYERAKMLDVKLEDYEIE